The Coffea arabica cultivar ET-39 chromosome 8e, Coffea Arabica ET-39 HiFi, whole genome shotgun sequence genome window below encodes:
- the LOC113704023 gene encoding protein KINASE OF THE OUTER CHLOROPLAST MEMBRANE 1-like: MAGKIAASQVTSSFDFELVGDDSDQLTTVVASSNQISPWIDPSKIKLRHRIGRGPFGDVWLATRHQATEEYEEYHEVAVKMLHPIKEDAINVVLRRLDDLFSKCQELESVCRMQGLSMISGKLCIVMKFYEGSIGDKMSRRKGGKLSLHDVLRYGTDLAHGLMELHSKEILILNLKPFNFLLNENNHAILGDVGIPYVLLGIPLLSLEMTRRLGTPNYMAPEQWQPEVRGPISFETDSWGFACSIVEMLTGVQPWSGKSVDEIYRSVVRRQEKPHIPAGLPPAVQNIISGCFEYDLRSRPLMEDILNALKSSQNAVFQDGNWIDPGGRKITEKSSSTGYSEWFLSKDCLQVGDMVRSRKPPDSCKPENMEVPEGTVVGLDLNSDQNGYVLVRVHGIHDPLRVNGSTLERVSYGFAAGDWVRLKAEGKKHSPVGILHLINRDGSVAAGFIGMETLWKGRYSELQMAEAYCVGQFVRLKSDTFNPRFEWPRKRGGEWATGRICQVLPNGCLVVRFPGRLTFGEENSSFLADPAEVQSVSFSTSPGVVKKYQHVEDFHWAVRPLLIALGLFTAMKLGLFVGKKISRSKIRKGRTNVIPGEAQSLEGHTAGNTGWLPPQVANIIFREGVSAPTSW, translated from the exons ATGGCTGGAAAGATTGCTGCTAGTCAAGTGACATCATCCTTTGACTTTGAGCTTGTTGGAGATGATTCTGATCAACTCACAACTGTCGTTGCATCATCCAATCAGATTAGCCCATGGATTGATCCTTCAAAGATTAAGCTTCGACATAGAATTGGAAGGGGTCCCTTTGGTGACGTTTGGTTAGCAACTCGACATCAAGCAACTGAAGAATATGAAGAGTATCATGAGGTTGCTGTTAAGATGCTGCATCCTATAAAAGAAGATGCCATTAATGTTGTATTGCGTAGGTTGGatgatttgttctccaagtgtcAAGAATTAGAATCTGTTTGTAGGATGCAAGGTCTCTCCATGATAAGTGGAAAG TTATGCATTGTTATGAAGTTCTATGAAGGCTCGATTGGTGATAAGATGTCCCGCCGTAAGGGTGGAAAGCTCTCACTGCATGATGTTTTAAG GTATGGAACTGATCTGGCACATGGATTAATGGAGCTGCATTCAAAAGAGATCCTAATTCTCAACCTTAAACCTTTCAATTTTCTACTGAACGAAAATAACCATGCTATACTAGGCGATGTTGGAATTCCTTATGTACTGCTTGGAATTCCATTGCTGAGTTTGGAGATGACTCGAAGACTTGGTACTCCAAACTACATGGCACCTGAGCAGTGGCAGCCAGAAGTTAGAGGTCCAATATCATTTGAGACTGACTCATGGGGATTTGCATGCAGCATCGTGGAGATGTTGACTGGTGTGCAACCTTGGAGTGGTAAATCAGTTGATGAAATTTACAGGTCTGTTGTGAGAAGGCAAGAAAAACCACATATTCCTGCTGGTCTTCCTCCTGCTGTTCAGAATATCATTAGTGGTTGTTTTGAGTATGATTTGAGGAGTCGTCCTCTAATGGAAGACATACTGAATGCATTGAAAAG CTCACAGAATGCAGTTTTCCAAGATGGAAATTGGATTGATCCTGGGGGTAGAAAGATTACAGAGAAATCAAGTTCTACTGGCTACAGCGAGTGGTTTCTCTCGAAGGATTGCCTGCAAGTGGGTGACATGGTTCGATCAAGAAAACCACCAGACTCATGCAAACCTGAAAATATGGAGGTGCCCGAGGGTACTGTAGTAGGTTTGGACCTCAACAGTGACCAAAATGGATATGTTTTAGTTAGGGTACATGGCATTCATGACCCCTTAAGGGTTAATGGATCTACACTGGAACGTGTAAGTTATGGATTTGCTGCTGGAGATTGGGTGCGATTGAAGGCTGAAGGAAAGAAACATTCGCCAGTAGGTATCCTTCATCTAATCAACCGTGATGGGAGTGTAGCTGCTGGATTTATAGGAATGGAGACACTTTGGAAGGGAAGATATTCAGAGCTCCAGATGGCAGAAGCTTACTGTGTTGGGCAATTTGTTAGGCTGAAGTCTGATACATTTAATCCTCGATTTGAATGGCCCCGAAAAAGAGGTGGTGAGTGGGCAACTGGGAGAATTTGTCAAGTCTTACCAAATGGGTGCCTTGTTGTTAGGTTTCCTGGTAGGTTGACATTTGGTGAAGAAAATAGCAGCTTTTTAGCTGATCCAGCTGAAGTTCAAAGTGTTTCTTTTAGCACTTCTCCTGGAGTGGTGAAAAAGTATCAGCACGTTGAGGATTTTCACTGGGCAGTCCGGCCACTTCTGATTGCTTTGGGTCTATTTACTGCTATGAAGCTGGGCCTTTTTGTTGGCAAAAAGATTAGCAGGTCAAAGATAAGGAAGGGACGGACTAATGTCATACCAGGTGAAGCTCAATCTTTGGAAGGCCACACTGCTGGCAACACGGGCTGGCTTCCACCCCAAGTGGCAAACATCATCTTCAGAGAAGGTGTCAGTGCACCTACATCTTGGTAG